The following are from one region of the Capsicum annuum cultivar UCD-10X-F1 chromosome 1, UCD10Xv1.1, whole genome shotgun sequence genome:
- the LOC107854921 gene encoding germin-like protein subfamily 1 member 7 — protein MLSFILFYCAVFVNGKICKDPKLAKADDFFTSGLNVGGNVFPKFGFTLKILNLINNMPGLNTLGISIARADLEPQGVVPLHMHPRAAELITVLLEGTLYAGFLVADGANFFKSVVRFIYNVGHKKATFLAFYNSQNPGTMAIPGAILASEPPNIDDVLAKSFLLNKTQIAKLRTKFS, from the exons ATGCTtagcttcattttattttactgTGCAGTTTTCGTGAATGGGAAGATTTGCAAAGACCCAAAGCTTGCAAAAGCAGATGATTTTTTTACTTCAGGTCTTAATGTTGGTGGAAATGTATTTCCCAAGTTTGGTTTTACACTAAAGATTCTGAatttaattaataacatgcctggACTTAACACTCTTGGTATTTCTATCGCTCGTGCCGACTTGGAACCTCAGGGCGTTGTTCCACTTCACATGCATCCTCGAGCTGCTGAGCTGATAACTGTCCTGCTGGAGGGTACTCTCTATGCAGGATTTCTTGTTGCTGATGGTGCAAACTTCTTTAAGA GTGTAGTCCGCTTCATATATAATGTGGGACACAAAAAAGCTACTTTTCTCGCTTTTTACAACAGTCAAAATCCTGGAACCATGGCGATTCCTGGAGCCATCCTTGCTTCAGAACCACCTAATATAGATGACGTTCTTGCCAAGAGCTTCTTGCTCAATAAGACACAGATTGCAAAACTTCGAACGAAATTCTCTTAG
- the LOC107854895 gene encoding putative F-box/LRR-repeat protein 23, with protein MESTENSKRACVEVANDAVCIAGGGGGGRWDELDSEILASIFVRIVPPELMVRSVALVCRCWMEVVSGPNCWTEIDLEGWCRKCCMANRSHQIDPVVRKIVRRSRSTFRRLSTYRLGNVGFSFAANRGKCLKILQIPMSEVTDEVVEKHAGSLVNLTFLDVSYCLKITAKGLKAFGKQCKSLTHLRRNMPMWELPTTLEDSDVHDQEALIIAETMRGLQRLDFAFNRLSDTGVDAILTECKALTHLEIQACWNVELKGNLEERCKKLVDFRTPWIDEHEDSLAVSSDIDSTGDDCDEESIYSESPSSSDLD; from the exons ATGGAATCTACGGAAAACTCGAAAAGGGCATGCGTTGAAGTCGCAAACGACGCCGTATGCATAGCCGGCGGCGGCGGCGGAGGTAGATGGGATGAGTTGGATTCAGAGATATTAGCTTCAATTTTCGTCAGGATTGTTCCCCCTGAGTTGATGGTGAGGAGTGTGGCGTTAGTTTGCCGGTGTTGGATGGAGGTTGTGTCTGGTCCCAATTGTTGGACGGAGATTGATCTGGAAGGGTGGTGCCGGAAATGTTGCATGGCTAATCGTTCTCACCAAATTGACCCTGTTGTCCGTAAAATTGTTCGTCGGAGTAGGTCTACATTCCGAAGACTCTCTACTTACCGTCTTGGCAATGTTGGGTTCTCCTTTGCTGCTAATCG TGGAAAATGTCTCAAGATACTGCAAATCCCTATGAGTGAAGTCACTGACGAGGTAGTGGAAAAGCATGCAGGGTCCTTGGTCAATTTAACATTCTTAGACGTCAGCTACTGTTTAAAGATCACAGCGAAGGGTCTGAAAGCTTTTGGAAAACAATGCAAGTCGTTGACTCATCTCAGAAGAAACATGCCTATGTGGGAGCTGCCAACCACTTTAGAAGATTCCGATGTCCACGATCAGGAGGCACTGATTATAGCAGAAACTATGAGAGGTCTCCAGCGCCTTGACTTCGCTTTCAACCGGTTGAGCGACACTGGCGTTGATGCTATTCTCACAGAGTGTAAGGCACTAACGCACCTTGAAATCCAAGCATGTTGGAATGTGGAACTGAAGGGTAATCTTGAGGAAAGATGTAAAAAGCTAGTAGACTTTCGTACCCCTTGGATCGATGAACATGAGGACAGCCTCGCTGTATCTTCAGATATTGATAGTACAGGAGATGACTGTGATGAAGAATCAATCTACTCGGAATCACCCTCTTCATCAGATTTGGATTAG